The genome window TTCATTTTATAATCGGCTTTTTGCTGATAGTATTCAGGTCCTGGAGCACCAGAAGCTGTTCTGAACATATTAGGAGTTGCCATTTCATCATACATTTGACGGAATTTATTCTCGTTATAATGTCCCGATTCGCGCTTTTTATCTTCCGTTTTAGCATCTTGAGCAACAGCTCCATTAGCAAAAATTAAGGTTAAAAAAGCACCAAATAAAATTGACTTGTTCATAATATTTAGTTTCTTTTAATAGTCTATTTTTTGTTGCGTATCACTATTAGTAAACAAAAGACTGTTTTTGTTACTATTTATATTCAAATGAACAATATTTTGTTGTTCACTATAAATATCTGTTAGCAGTGAATTAAAGATTTCTAAGGTATTTATTTTTTTTGATATAGCAATTTTAGAGTAAAAAATTAACACATCGCCTTCTACTTCTCTTGCCAAAAATTCAACATCTTGTGGCTTTTTATTGATTGAAATTTTAATATTTTCTTTTAAATAATTTTTAATTAAAGTTTCAGCCTCTGGCAATTCTCTTTTAGATGTTAAATAAACTTTTTTCTTGTATTTTTTCTCCAATGCCTTTTCTAAGTCATCAATAAAAATTCTTGTAGTTATCTCAATACGTTTCTTTTTTGGAACATAATCAATTTGAGAAACTGAAACGTAAAATTTATGCCATGCAAAAGCACTTAAAAACGTTAGCAAAATTATTGGCAAAAAAAATCGGGATAACTTCTTGTTCATTCGGTAAAAATAGTAATTAATCTTTTTTATTTTCAGATTTAAATTCTTTTGCTTTTTTGGTTAAGTACTCAATTAATTGAAGTTCATTTTCAGCCTTCAAAAACAATGACAAGTCTTTTGGCGGTAATTCAGCAAATTGTAAAAATAATGGAATTTCTTCGTGTTTAATTTTTAATGTTTCGACAAAAAAGTTATGTGAAAAGCGTTCAAACATATGATCTGAAAAAGATTTAGCTTGAATGTCTCGTTGTCTTCTTTCTTCAAAAACTTGTTCTGAGTGTTTTTTAGAATTTTTATTTTTAACAAATAAACTTACTAATCCAGCACCTATTGCTAGAAAATTAAAATTCGAACCATTTGGTACAAAATGACTTGGCATAGCTGTATTTACAGGAGTTCCAGTTCTAACGTCATCTTCATAATATTTAACAGCCTTTGCATCAATTTTAGTAAAACCATCACCATATACTTGAATTCGTCTTATATCTTCTTCAACAATACCAGTTAACGTATAAGGTGTAATTTCTACTTCATTTAATTCTGTAACACGAACTTGTAATCTAATTTCCAATTCTTCTAACCAAAAATCTTTATCTGTTAAAACGTATTTTTTTGAATCAACAGAAAGTCCTTGAATAAAAAGCGTATCAGTTGCTCTTGCCTTAATTGAAAATTTACCATCAACATTTGTAACAGCACCAACATTTGAAGTAATATTAAAAACTGTCAAATTTTCAACTTCTATAGAATCAGAAGCAATTCGACCTTTCAAAATTTTTCTTTCAATATGCTGGCCAAACATCATTTGAAGTGCTAAAAAAAACACCAAAAACAAGTAGTTATTTTTCATCTTTAGGAGTATTAGAAAGTTCTGATTCTTTTAATTTTAAATATTCAGTTGCTAATTCAGATAAGATAAAAGTAGCCATGGTTTTATTTTTATCTTTCATGGCATTTACAAATTTTTCATTCTCTACAATGTAAAACAGAAAACCATCTACAAATTCATCTGGAATTTTTAAAGTCTCAACAAAATATTTTCTTTCAAAATAATCCGAAGTTTTGGCTTGCAATAATTCTTTTCGTTCTACTACTAACTCTTTTTTTAGCATGGCCGTTCTTCCGCTTATAGAGTTAATCAATCCATCAACACTCATCCCTCCAAGAGGAATTAACAAAGGACTATACCATTTAAAATCTCCAGCCGCAGCTAATTTACGTTCGGCTGGTGTATAGGTTTTTTGATTAGCAGGAACAATTCCTAATGAAACAGCATTGATGTTTTTGTAATGAATTATTGCAACTTCGTCCAATTCATTAATTAATGATTCCATAGGAATAAACAAAAGTTGTTTAGCCAAATCATTTTCTTTGATAACGTATCGAGTTGCTTTTAAATTAACCGCACTAAACTGCAAAGTATCTGAAATCTTTGCTTTTATTTGAAAGTAACCTCTAGAATCAGTCACAGCCCCTTTGTTTTCAGTTAAATTAATAACATGAATATCTTCTAACAGGTTAGATTCCGAAACTATTTTACCTTTTATAATAGTATCATTTTGAGAAAAACCTAAAACTGGAAAAATTAAAAAAAAGAAGAATAATTTTTTTATCATGTATATATAATTACTGTAATGTAAATTTACTCCTTTCTCCTCAAAATGAAATCCTAACAAGATGATAAACTTATGTTAATTCAAATTAATAAATTTGTAAAAAAATCCATTAGATGAAAAATGTTATTATTGCGAGTACCTCAACATTACATGGAGGAGCCTATTTAGATTATTTATTACCTGAATTACAATCCTTTTTTCAGAATGTAAAAGAATTGCTTTTTATTCCCTACGCAAGACCAAGCGGCATTTCACATTATGATTACACTAAAAAAGTCAGCGAAGCATTTGCTAAAATTAATATTACAGTAAAAGGAATTCATGAATTTGAAAATCCAACAGAAGCAGTAGAAAATGCTCAAGGAATTTTCACTGGGGGCGGAAATACTTTTTTATTAGTTAGTCAATTATACAAAAACAATGTTATAGACTCTTTAGAAAAAGTGGTAAAAAACGGAACTCCGTACTTAGGAACCAGTGCTGGTAGTAATATTTGTGGTTTAACCATGAGTACGACTAACGATATGCCAATTGTATATCCGCCAAGCTTTAGAACTTTAGGATTTGTTTCGTTTAATATTAATCCACATTATTTAGATCCAATTGAAGGTTCTACTCACATGGGAGAAACAAGAGAAACTCGAATTAATGAATTTCATCATTTTAATCCACAACCTGTTGTAGGATTACGAGAAGGGAGTTGGTTAGCTGTAAAAGGAGATTCAATTAAATTGAAAGGAAATTTAACTGCTCGAATTTTCAAGAAAAATGAAGTTCCATTTGAAGTAGCTCCTGAAACAGAATTAAACGAATTGAAGTAAAATAAAAAAGCCTTGCAAATGCAAGGCTTTTTGTTGAGCGGAAGACGAGGCTCGAACTCGCGACAACCAGCTTGGAAGGCTGGAGCTCTACCAACTGAGCTACTTCCGCAGGTGATAATTTTTAAAACTTTATCTTGTTTTTGAGCGGAAGACGAGGCTCGAACTCGCGACAACCAGCTTGGAAGGCTGGAGCTCTACCAACTGAGCTACTTCCGCATTACAAAAGCGTTTACTTTTGTGGGTGCAAATATACTTTAAAAGTTTTTTTAATTGCAAATTTTTTTGCATATTTTTTTCAAAGCAATTGCAGTAAATTTACCCTAAAATCAACTACATTACTTAAAATATTAACTTTTAACAAGTTACACAATAATGAAAATTAAAAAAATAGAAGCAAAAGAAACTTATCCTGTACGAAACGAAGTTTTAAGAAAAGGAAAACCAATAGAAACTTGTTATTTTAAAGGTGATGAAAATTTAGACACCTCTCATTTTGGTTTATACTTAGAAAACAGTCTCATCGGAATCATATCTATTTTTAAAGAAAGAAATCCATTATTTTCAGAAGAACCACAATTTCAAATAAGAGGAATGGCCGTTTTGGATAACTATCAAGGAAAAGGATATGGAGCGCTATTAGTAAAAGCCGCAGAAGACTACTGTTTAGATTTGAATACAGAATTAATTTGGTTTAATGCTAGAGAAAGTGCTATTCCTTTTTACAAAAAACTAAATTATACAATTATTGGAGATTCTTTTGAAATTCCAGATGTTGGCATTCATTTTGTGATGTATAAGAAAATACAGAAAAAATAATTGAATATTTCTTCTTATATTTATGTCGCAATTGCAACTTTTATGAAAAAAATTTTACTTCTACTTATTATATTCTCTACAATTTCTTGTAAAAAAGAAACCGAACCAATTGCCTTTGATAATAGCATTATTAAAGATACTGTTTTAAATATTATCATCCGACCTGTACATCCTGATTTACTTTCTGAAAAATCCGACAGCGTAAAATTGTATTACAAAAAGTTCAACTTTCATGAGATTTGGTATTTGGATGAAAACAGAAAAGATTTAATAAATGAAATCAAATTTTGTTATCAAGAAGGATTAAATCCTAAGGATTATGAAATTGAGATTATTGAAGATTTAGAAAGCAAAAGAGATAAACTTAAAGATGATGAAATTGTCAAATACGACATTTTATTGACCGAAACTTTTGACAAACTTGCCAATCATTTACATAAAGGAAAACTAAACCCTAAAGAACTTTATAAAGATTGGGATTTACAACCAAAAGAAATTGCACTTTCTCCTATTCTTGAAACTTCAATAAAGGAAAAAACCATTGCATCTTCTTTTAAAGAATTGAAACCTAATCATATTGTTTATCACTTATTAAAACAAAGTCTTTTAGAAATTGACAAATTCCCAAATGTTCCTTTTGAAAAAATCACTACTAAAAATAAAATCGAATTAAACGATACTTTACCTGAAATGGTAAAAATTAAGAAACGATTAGCTTATTGGAAAGACTATAAAAACAAAGACAGCATAATTACTTGGGCTTACGATTCAATTACTTTTAAAGCAGTTAAACGTTTTCAAGCGCGTCATGGATTAGCTCAAGATGGCGTTATTGGAATTGGCACCTTGAGAGCATTAAACACCACCAAAAGCGAACGTATAGAACAAATTTTTGCCAATTTAGAACGCTGGAGATGGTATCCTTTTGATTTAGGTGAAAAATATTTAATAGCTAATATTCCAGATTATATGTTACAGTATGTAATAAAAAATGATACTGTGGCATCACATCGAATTGTTGTAGGAACACCAAAAAGAAAAACACCAATTTTGAGTTCAAAATTATCCAATTTTGTTTTCAACCCAACATGGACCATTCCTCCCACAATTATCAAAGAAGATTTAACGCCTTCTGCATCTAAAAACAGAAATTATTTTCCATCGCGTCAATTGACTATTTATAACAGTCAAGGGCAAGAAGTAAGTCCATACGATTGGAATCCGGCAAAAGCGAATAATTACAAATATGTTCAAAAACCAGGTTATAACAATTCGTTAGGTTTGGTAAAATTCAATTTCGCAAATCGTCATTCGGTTTATTTGCACGATACAAACCATCGCGATTATTTTGTAAAAACATATCGCTCATTGAGTTCTGGGTGCGTAAGAGTTGAAAATCCTTTGGTTTTAACCAAACAAATTTTAACGGAAATCAATCCAGAAAAATGGAGCAAAGGCGAAATTGATTCAATTTTAAAACTGGAGAAAACAAAAACAGTATCTGTAAAAGATACTGTAAATGTTTATTTATTTTATTGGACGAGTTGGATGGAAAATGGCAAACTTCAATTTAGAGATGACATTTACGAACTCGATAAAGATTTATTTCAAAAATTAAGAACTCACGATTAAGCAAATCAAACAAATAAAAGTGATTACATAAATGTCAAATTAGAATAACATTTATGAAACTAATTTAGATTGAGCCACATAACTTCTAGAAGGGTGGTAAATAAAAATGCAAGATTTACCTTTTATTGTTTGAATTAATTCTTTGTGAACTTCATAAGGAACAGCTGGACAACCTTGACTTCTTCCTAATCTTCCGTTGTTTTTGATAAACAACTTACTTACATAGTCAGCACCATGAACCACAACTGCTCTGTTTCTTGCATTATCATTAATTCCATATTCCATTCCGTCTAAACGTAAAGACAAACCATGTTTTCCGTTGTAAACTTCACCTGTTAAATAGAAACCTAAACTACTTTTGAATGATTCGTTTTGGTTAGAAAAATCATTTGCGTATTCTAAACCAGAATTTTTTCCGTGAGCAACTAAAGTTTTTAAGATAACTTTTTGCGATTTCATATCTATTACCCACATTCTCTCCTCTGTAGAAGACAAACTAAAATCTACAATAGTTAATACTTCGTTTTCAATTTTACCCTGTTGTTTTAATTGCTCATATCCTTCAAAAGCAGCTAAAAAACTTTCAAATTTTGGTAAAGAAAAACCATTAGCATCAATTAGCGTATAGAACGATTTACTTTTAGCCTCAAAACTCGCTTTAGCATTTGCTGCGATTAATTTAGGATCAGTATTCTCTACTTTAGCACTTGTATTCTCTGCAGTATTTAAAGGTTTAAACGAAAAAATGCAAAATAAAATAAGGGGCAAAAATTTGTAAATCATTGTTAATCTTGTAGTTGCATCATTATTGTAATGCGCCAAATATATTTATTATTTTTAAACCTGCAAACTTTTTTATGCATTTTGTCGAAAATTTTAACCTTTCGTCGATAATTCGCACAAAAGTTAAACATTACATAAAAAAAGTAGACAAATATTATAAATCGATAATTTTGCTTTTTAAAAAATTCACATGAGAAACAAATTCAGTATCACACTCTTATTTCTTTTTACAGGTGTACTTATTTCTTTTGCACATACAAAAAAAACGATTTCAACCTTTAAAATAAATGAAGCCATCTCAATTGATGCTGAATTAAATGAAACTTCTTGGGCAAAAGCTGAAGTAGCGACTGACTTTGTTTCTTTAGAACCAAAAAATGGAACACCAATACCTGAAGAATTTAGAACCGAAGCAAAAGTATTGTACTCAAACGATGCTGTATATATAGGTGTAAAACTATACGACCCAAATCCTGAAAAGATTTTAAAAGAACTTGTTGAACGAGATGATTTAGGAACATCAGACTTTTTTGGTGTTTTTATCAATGGTTATAACGATGGTCAACAAGAATTTCGTTTTTTCGTAACAGCTGCAAATGGACAACTAGACACCAACTTCACATCAACAGATGGCGAAGACGGTTCATGGAATGCCATTTGGGAAAGCAATGCTAAAATAACCGATTTTGGTTGGGTTATTGAAATGAAAATTCCTTATGCTGCTTTGCGTTTTCCAGAACAAGAAAAACAAATTTGGGGAATTAATTTCTTTAGAGAAGTTAGACGAGAAAGACAAAAATACACTTGGAGTCCAATTGACAATAAAATAGGTGCTATTTCGCAACAAGCTGGACTTTTAACTGGTATAGAAAATATTAAAACTCCTACCCGCTTGTTTTTAATTCCTTATTCTTCTTTTTATCTTTCTGGAAGTGATACTCAAAAGACGAAAGGCGAATTAAAAGGCGGATTAGACATCAAGTATGGAATTAACGATGCATTTACTCTTGACGCTATTTTAGTTCCTGATTTTGGCCAAACCAAATTTGATAATGTGGTTTTAAACTTAGGTCCATTTGAACAACAATTCAATGAAAACAGACCTTTCTTTACTGAAGGAACCGATATGTTTAGCAAAGGAAATCTTTTGTATTCGAGAAGAATTGGACAAACTCCAGATTTAAATTTAAATATTAACGAAAATGAATCGGTAGAAAGTCCAGGAGCAATCAACTTAGTTAATGCCTTGAAAATTTCTGGTCGTGACAAAGATGGATTAGGAATAGGTTTTTTGAATGCCATTACTGAAAAAACAATGGCAACAGCAACAAATTCTGTTGATAATTCTACTCGACAAGTAGAAATTTCTCCATTGACAAATTATAATGTAATGGTTTTTGACCAACGTTTTAATCAAAATTCTTCTGTAACTTTCATTAATACAAATGTTACAAGAAACGGAAGTTTCAGAGATGCAAACGTAACAGGTTTGCTATTTGACCTAAACAACAAAACTAACAAATACAATCTTTCTGGTGGATTAAAGTCGAGCAGTATTAGTGATGTAGAAAATAAAAATGGTTATAATGCTTCGTTATATTTTGCAGAAACAAACGGAAAATTCAGATATAGTGTTGGAAGCGAATACATGTCAAAAGATTTTGAAATCAACGATTTAGGAATAAATTTCAGAACAAATTACTATTCCTTTTCTGGAAATACAAACTATCGCATCTTAAATCCAACCAAAACTTTCAACACTTTTAGAATTAACCTAAATTCTTACTTTGAATTTTACACGCCAACAAACCAAATTCAATCGAGTAATTTTAATGTTAACTTAAATTCTACAAATAAGAAAAATCATTTTTTTGGTGGAGGAATCAACTTTAATCCTTTTAAAAATTACGATTATTATGAGCCTCGTGTAGCGGATAGATTTTTTGTAAATCCTACAAATGTTGGTGGTTGGTTTTATTTTTCTTCTAATTATAACAACAAATTCGCAATTGATTTTGAACCTTTCATAACACATGTAATTAACGAAAACAGATACGAAGCAGGAGTAAATATTAGTCCAAGATACCGTTTTAGCGATAAGTTTTCATTAGTTTATAGTTTCAACTATTTCAAACAGCAAAATGATATTGGTTTTATTGATTTTGAAGATTCAAACATTATTTTCGCTAGAAGAAATAGAGATACTTATACTAATTCATTATCTAGCAAGTTTTCTATTAGTAGTGTAATGAATTTTAATTTATCGGTAAGACATTATTGGTCGCTAGCAGAAAACAATAAAATCAACAATCTAAATGAAGATGGAAGTTTGTCAACAAACTCAACATATTTAGGCAACAGAAATTCAAACTTTAGTACTTGGAATTTAGACTTATCTTACTCTTGGTGGTTTGCTCCAGGAAGTCAAATGTCCGTTTTGTATCGTAACAATGCTTCTACATTTGATAGAACAATTAATAAAGATTTTGGTTCAAATTTTTCTAATTTGTTCGATGATAATTTAAATCACATCTTTTCGATTAGTGTTCGCTATTTCATTGATTATAACCAAGCTAAAAATTGGATTAGTAAAGGATAAACTACTTAATCGTTTTCGCAATTTTACGCCCTCATTTATCACAACAAATTAGCAATTGTTTATCTTTGTACAAACACGCAAAAATGAACAAAAAAGTAATTTTAATGATTTTAGACGGTTGGGGAAAATCTCCTGACCCAAAAGTTTCTGCAATTGATAATGCAAATACTCCTTTTATAGATAGTTTATATACAAAATATCCAAACGCACAATTAAGAACCGATGGTTTAAATGTTGGTTTACCAGAAGGTCAAATGGGAAATTCTGAAGTTGGCCACATGAACTTAGGTGCTGGAAGAATTGTGTATCAAGATTTAGCTAAATTGAATTTAGCTGTTGAAAACAAAACAATGAGTCAAGAAAAACCATTAATGGGAGCTTTTGACTATGCTAAAAAAAATAACAAAGCAGTACATTTTTTAGGATTAGTTTCTGATGGTGGTGTTCACTCACACACTTCTCATTTAAGAGGTTTAATCGATGTTGCTCAAGAAAATGGCGTTCAAA of Flavobacterium channae contains these proteins:
- a CDS encoding DUF6702 family protein, yielding MNKKLSRFFLPIILLTFLSAFAWHKFYVSVSQIDYVPKKKRIEITTRIFIDDLEKALEKKYKKKVYLTSKRELPEAETLIKNYLKENIKISINKKPQDVEFLAREVEGDVLIFYSKIAISKKINTLEIFNSLLTDIYSEQQNIVHLNINSNKNSLLFTNSDTQQKIDY
- a CDS encoding carboxypeptidase-like regulatory domain-containing protein → MIKKLFFFFLIFPVLGFSQNDTIIKGKIVSESNLLEDIHVINLTENKGAVTDSRGYFQIKAKISDTLQFSAVNLKATRYVIKENDLAKQLLFIPMESLINELDEVAIIHYKNINAVSLGIVPANQKTYTPAERKLAAAGDFKWYSPLLIPLGGMSVDGLINSISGRTAMLKKELVVERKELLQAKTSDYFERKYFVETLKIPDEFVDGFLFYIVENEKFVNAMKDKNKTMATFILSELATEYLKLKESELSNTPKDEK
- the pepE gene encoding dipeptidase PepE, producing MKNVIIASTSTLHGGAYLDYLLPELQSFFQNVKELLFIPYARPSGISHYDYTKKVSEAFAKINITVKGIHEFENPTEAVENAQGIFTGGGNTFLLVSQLYKNNVIDSLEKVVKNGTPYLGTSAGSNICGLTMSTTNDMPIVYPPSFRTLGFVSFNINPHYLDPIEGSTHMGETRETRINEFHHFNPQPVVGLREGSWLAVKGDSIKLKGNLTARIFKKNEVPFEVAPETELNELK
- a CDS encoding GNAT family N-acetyltransferase, encoding MKIKKIEAKETYPVRNEVLRKGKPIETCYFKGDENLDTSHFGLYLENSLIGIISIFKERNPLFSEEPQFQIRGMAVLDNYQGKGYGALLVKAAEDYCLDLNTELIWFNARESAIPFYKKLNYTIIGDSFEIPDVGIHFVMYKKIQKK
- a CDS encoding L,D-transpeptidase family protein, producing MKKILLLLIIFSTISCKKETEPIAFDNSIIKDTVLNIIIRPVHPDLLSEKSDSVKLYYKKFNFHEIWYLDENRKDLINEIKFCYQEGLNPKDYEIEIIEDLESKRDKLKDDEIVKYDILLTETFDKLANHLHKGKLNPKELYKDWDLQPKEIALSPILETSIKEKTIASSFKELKPNHIVYHLLKQSLLEIDKFPNVPFEKITTKNKIELNDTLPEMVKIKKRLAYWKDYKNKDSIITWAYDSITFKAVKRFQARHGLAQDGVIGIGTLRALNTTKSERIEQIFANLERWRWYPFDLGEKYLIANIPDYMLQYVIKNDTVASHRIVVGTPKRKTPILSSKLSNFVFNPTWTIPPTIIKEDLTPSASKNRNYFPSRQLTIYNSQGQEVSPYDWNPAKANNYKYVQKPGYNNSLGLVKFNFANRHSVYLHDTNHRDYFVKTYRSLSSGCVRVENPLVLTKQILTEINPEKWSKGEIDSILKLEKTKTVSVKDTVNVYLFYWTSWMENGKLQFRDDIYELDKDLFQKLRTHD
- a CDS encoding murein L,D-transpeptidase catalytic domain family protein encodes the protein MIYKFLPLILFCIFSFKPLNTAENTSAKVENTDPKLIAANAKASFEAKSKSFYTLIDANGFSLPKFESFLAAFEGYEQLKQQGKIENEVLTIVDFSLSSTEERMWVIDMKSQKVILKTLVAHGKNSGLEYANDFSNQNESFKSSLGFYLTGEVYNGKHGLSLRLDGMEYGINDNARNRAVVVHGADYVSKLFIKNNGRLGRSQGCPAVPYEVHKELIQTIKGKSCIFIYHPSRSYVAQSKLVS
- a CDS encoding DUF5916 domain-containing protein, which codes for MRNKFSITLLFLFTGVLISFAHTKKTISTFKINEAISIDAELNETSWAKAEVATDFVSLEPKNGTPIPEEFRTEAKVLYSNDAVYIGVKLYDPNPEKILKELVERDDLGTSDFFGVFINGYNDGQQEFRFFVTAANGQLDTNFTSTDGEDGSWNAIWESNAKITDFGWVIEMKIPYAALRFPEQEKQIWGINFFREVRRERQKYTWSPIDNKIGAISQQAGLLTGIENIKTPTRLFLIPYSSFYLSGSDTQKTKGELKGGLDIKYGINDAFTLDAILVPDFGQTKFDNVVLNLGPFEQQFNENRPFFTEGTDMFSKGNLLYSRRIGQTPDLNLNINENESVESPGAINLVNALKISGRDKDGLGIGFLNAITEKTMATATNSVDNSTRQVEISPLTNYNVMVFDQRFNQNSSVTFINTNVTRNGSFRDANVTGLLFDLNNKTNKYNLSGGLKSSSISDVENKNGYNASLYFAETNGKFRYSVGSEYMSKDFEINDLGINFRTNYYSFSGNTNYRILNPTKTFNTFRINLNSYFEFYTPTNQIQSSNFNVNLNSTNKKNHFFGGGINFNPFKNYDYYEPRVADRFFVNPTNVGGWFYFSSNYNNKFAIDFEPFITHVINENRYEAGVNISPRYRFSDKFSLVYSFNYFKQQNDIGFIDFEDSNIIFARRNRDTYTNSLSSKFSISSVMNFNLSVRHYWSLAENNKINNLNEDGSLSTNSTYLGNRNSNFSTWNLDLSYSWWFAPGSQMSVLYRNNASTFDRTINKDFGSNFSNLFDDNLNHIFSISVRYFIDYNQAKNWISKG